A genomic stretch from Budorcas taxicolor isolate Tak-1 chromosome 15, Takin1.1, whole genome shotgun sequence includes:
- the LOC128060776 gene encoding olfactory receptor 140-like, with translation MNFFRLPNNVTEFVLLGLTQNPHLQKVLFIVFLFIFLFTVLANLFIVTTISLSPTLSAPMYFFLTHLSLLDASLTSISTPKMTFDLLYQRRAISWGGCLTQIFMEHFLGASEVIVLTVMAYDCYVAICKPLHYTTIMRQGLCQLLVVVAWIGGILHATVQILFTGDLTFCSTNVIDHFMCDFYSLLEISCSDTYRLGLVVAANTGGMALLIFFLLLISYIVILSSLKSHSSEGRHKALSTCGSHFTAVVLFFGPCIFTYARPVATYPADKLVTVFYGILTPLLNPIIYTVRNTEVKNAMRSLLKKRVT, from the coding sequence atgaatttcTTCAGGCTTCCCAACAATGTGACTGAATTTGTTCTCCTGGGACTCACACAGAACCCACACTTGCAGAAAGTACTCTTCATTGTCTTTCTGTTCATTTTCCTGTTCACTGTCCTGGCCAATCTTTTCATCGTCACCACCATCTCCCTCAGCCCCACGCTTTCAGCTcccatgtacttctttctcaCCCATTTGTCCTTGTTAGATGCCTCCTTGACCTCCATCAGCACCCCTAAAATGACTTTTGACCTTCTGTACCAGAGGAGAGCCATCTCCTGGGGAGGCTGCCTGACTCAGATCTTTATGGAGCACTTTCTGGGAGCGTCAGAGGTTATCGTCCTCACTGTCATGGCCTATGACTGCtacgtggccatctgcaagcctctGCACTACACGACCATCATGCGACAGGGGCTCTGCCAGCTCCTGGTGGTGGTGGCCTGGATCGGGGGGATCCTGCATGCCACCGTGCAGATTCTTTTCACAGGAGACTTGACCTTCTGTAGTACCAATGTCATTGATCACTTCATGTGTGATTTCTACTCACTGTTGGAAATTTCCTGCAGTGACACCTACAGGCTTGGATTGGTGGTGGCAGCTAACACTGGGGGCATGGccttgctcattttttttctgcttctcattTCCTACATAGTCATCCTGAGCTCCCTGAAATCCCATAGCTCTGAAGGACGACACAAAGCCCTCTCTACATGTGGCTCCCACTTTACAGCAGTGGTGCTCTTTTTTGGACCATGTATATTCACTTACGCACGTCCTGTGGCCACTTACCCTGCTGACAAGTTAGTGACAGTGTTTTATGGAATCCTCACTCCCTTGTTAAATCCTATCATTTACACAGTGAGAAACACAGAAGTGAAAAATGCCATGAGGAGTTTGTTAAAGAAGAGAGTGACTTAG